From Sulfolobales archaeon, the proteins below share one genomic window:
- a CDS encoding CBS domain-containing protein — translation MYGVRKIGELIKRAPVTVSPTTSIRNAVQIMNRENIGSVIVTDPEGRVLGIFTERDLVRVIAEGVDLDSNIASVMTRNPVVIYEDEPISRAVILMAEKRIRHLPVINRKGLVVGMVTARDITETFRRYLEELGDIGE, via the coding sequence ATGTATGGTGTGAGGAAGATAGGTGAGCTTATAAAAAGGGCTCCCGTCACTGTTTCCCCTACCACGAGTATTAGAAATGCTGTTCAAATAATGAATAGGGAGAATATAGGGAGCGTTATAGTTACAGATCCTGAGGGGAGGGTTTTAGGAATATTCACAGAGAGAGATCTTGTGAGGGTTATAGCAGAAGGCGTGGATCTCGATAGTAATATTGCTAGTGTTATGACGAGAAACCCAGTAGTTATATATGAGGATGAACCGATATCAAGAGCAGTGATCTTAATGGCTGAGAAGAGGATAAGGCATCTACCGGTTATAAATAGGAAAGGGCTGGTAGTTGGAATGGTAACAGCAAGAGATATTACAGAAACATTTAGAAGGTATTTAGAAGAGTTAGGAGATATAGGCGAATAA
- a CDS encoding Mrp/NBP35 family ATP-binding protein produces the protein MSNPYRMGGVGSRGGVRIQQGGGPIAPPPQPSVKAFENLRGVGSIIAVLSGKGGVGKSFVTASLAMALSRIGRRVGVLDMDFHGPSMPIMLGVKQDLLEVVEKTPGVPRIQPAEGYGGVKVVSIDLMLSDKTTPVVWRGAIKVRVLQQLLEDVEWGDLDYLLIDMPPGTGDDALNLVQTVPRIEGLIFVTLPSEVSSHVVAKSIRFVEMVRASLGKEIPIIGVIENMSYFICEHGKEYYIFGKGGGEKLSKALGTRLLGKIPLDPRIAESNDKGISILDQYPDSPASKEIMRIAREIEEAINNKKGKK, from the coding sequence TTGTCAAACCCATATAGGATGGGAGGTGTGGGCAGTAGAGGGGGTGTGAGGATCCAGCAGGGTGGTGGTCCTATAGCACCTCCTCCACAGCCAAGTGTAAAGGCTTTTGAAAACCTCAGGGGTGTGGGTAGCATAATAGCTGTTCTAAGTGGGAAGGGGGGTGTTGGGAAGTCCTTTGTCACAGCCTCTCTTGCCATGGCTCTCAGCAGGATTGGTAGAAGGGTTGGGGTGCTTGATATGGATTTCCACGGACCCTCGATGCCGATAATGCTGGGTGTTAAGCAGGATCTCCTAGAGGTTGTTGAGAAAACCCCTGGGGTGCCTAGGATACAGCCTGCTGAGGGATATGGTGGTGTGAAGGTCGTATCTATAGATCTCATGCTAAGCGATAAAACAACCCCTGTGGTTTGGAGGGGGGCTATTAAGGTGAGGGTTCTCCAACAGCTATTAGAAGACGTTGAGTGGGGGGATCTGGATTATTTATTGATAGACATGCCACCAGGCACTGGTGATGATGCTTTAAACCTAGTACAGACAGTACCTAGGATCGAGGGCCTCATATTCGTAACCCTACCATCTGAGGTAAGCTCTCACGTGGTGGCAAAATCCATAAGATTCGTTGAGATGGTCAGGGCAAGCCTGGGTAAGGAGATACCAATCATAGGTGTTATAGAGAATATGAGCTACTTCATATGCGAGCATGGGAAAGAATACTATATATTCGGAAAGGGGGGTGGTGAGAAGCTCAGCAAAGCCCTAGGCACAAGGCTCCTAGGAAAAATACCTCTAGACCCCAGAATAGCTGAGAGCAACGATAAAGGCATCTCAATACTAGATCAATATCCAGACTCGCCAGCATCTAAAGAGATAATGAGAATAGCTAGGGAAATCGAGGAAGCGATCAATAATAAAAAGGGTAAGAAGTAG
- a CDS encoding DUF47 family protein: MKIYAYIPPMVDIAGLEALKRIFEKMVPKTPEIEIMENLRKHLDLSLKAIDIVYNLITNCRDYGEAALKANEVLLMEREADNLTEETFTKILKGSVPPALVSELQYLVDKTDDIMDRIYFIGMELARAYKNRLVSNEELKSIYTDIGLMISLAKSGVQKLQELYITAFRNKENTMRLRAEIDVIEDRIDEVKNQALDKIYESKSLGPIEIFHAIELIRVVDDIADATEDAAHAVVRLESSLIS, from the coding sequence ATGAAGATATATGCTTATATACCCCCCATGGTGGATATAGCTGGGCTGGAAGCTCTGAAGAGAATATTTGAAAAAATGGTTCCAAAGACGCCTGAGATAGAGATTATGGAGAATCTGAGGAAACACCTAGATCTATCCCTCAAGGCTATAGATATAGTATATAATCTGATCACAAACTGCAGGGATTATGGAGAGGCTGCGTTAAAAGCTAATGAGGTTCTCCTAATGGAGAGGGAGGCTGATAACCTTACCGAAGAAACATTTACAAAGATCCTCAAGGGATCTGTCCCCCCGGCCCTCGTATCAGAGCTCCAATATCTAGTGGATAAGACAGATGATATAATGGATAGAATATATTTCATAGGGATGGAGCTTGCCAGAGCCTATAAAAACAGGCTTGTATCTAATGAAGAGCTGAAAAGCATATACACTGATATAGGGTTAATGATAAGCCTCGCCAAATCAGGTGTTCAGAAGCTCCAGGAGCTATATATAACTGCTTTTAGGAATAAAGAGAATACAATGAGGCTCAGGGCTGAGATAGATGTGATCGAGGATAGAATAGATGAGGTTAAGAACCAGGCGCTCGATAAAATCTATGAGAGCAAGAGCCTAGGGCCTATAGAGATCTTCCATGCGATAGAGCTGATCAGAGTTGTAGACGATATAGCAGATGCTACAGAAGATGCTGCCCACGCGGTTGTCAGGCTAGAGAGCTCCCTTATCTCATAA